A single Candidatus Krumholzibacteriia bacterium DNA region contains:
- a CDS encoding metal ABC transporter substrate-binding protein has translation MKKLVTAIFALLFLQSAEASRLHVVATLPEIASLAMELGGERVKVVSLARGDEDPHSIAAKPSHSRRLSSADLLVYNGLELEVGWLPLLLEGARNPGILDGNPGHLNLSEFIEVLEVPEILDRSHGDVHPGGNPHFTVDPGVYPDLALALSGKLRELDPDSGDYYSKRLADFLARWESRMEDWHRRLFFLKGREIVSYHNQWAYSARRFGFEILDHVENLPGIPPSPRHLLNLQERIREEGIPLLIYSDLVHAEMPERFASMAGCRALGLPQSVGSREGTGDLFDWFELWVTVLEQSERGK, from the coding sequence ATGAAGAAACTTGTCACGGCGATTTTCGCCCTTCTCTTCCTGCAGAGTGCGGAAGCGTCCAGGCTCCATGTTGTGGCCACGCTTCCGGAGATTGCCTCTCTGGCGATGGAACTCGGAGGGGAGCGGGTAAAGGTTGTCAGCCTGGCGCGGGGAGATGAGGATCCTCACTCCATTGCTGCCAAACCAAGTCACAGTCGAAGGCTGAGTTCTGCCGACCTGCTGGTCTACAATGGACTGGAGTTGGAGGTGGGCTGGCTTCCTCTCCTGCTGGAAGGAGCCAGAAACCCGGGGATTCTTGACGGAAATCCCGGGCACCTGAATCTCTCGGAGTTCATTGAAGTCCTGGAGGTTCCCGAGATCCTTGATCGAAGCCATGGGGATGTTCACCCCGGAGGAAACCCGCATTTCACTGTGGATCCCGGGGTCTATCCGGATCTGGCACTCGCTCTTTCCGGAAAGCTGCGTGAACTGGATCCGGATTCAGGGGACTACTACTCGAAGAGGCTTGCTGATTTCCTGGCGCGTTGGGAGTCTCGAATGGAAGACTGGCATCGTCGCCTGTTCTTTCTGAAAGGCAGGGAGATCGTGTCCTACCATAATCAGTGGGCATATTCTGCCCGAAGATTCGGGTTCGAGATTCTGGATCATGTAGAGAATCTGCCGGGGATCCCGCCCAGCCCTCGTCACCTCTTGAATCTCCAGGAGCGCATTCGGGAGGAGGGGATTCCTCTTCTGATTTACTCGGATCTCGTCCATGCGGAGATGCCCGAACGGTTCGCCTCCATGGCGGGGTGCCGAGCACTGGGCCTTCCCCAGTCAGTGGGAAGTCGCGAAGGAACCGGGGATCTCTTTGACTGGTTTGAGCTCTGGGTCACAGTTCTGGAGCAGTCAGAAAGGGGCAAGTGA
- a CDS encoding class II SORL domain-containing protein, protein MPKVNRYVDIDTVEREAKKDYIDRHSPFIECAGEAKKGDKFAVTVCVGKEYTHPDDTDHFIKSIQLYNGETLLGEAGFVSGTLGGQDQKGQAEVTFRIVPTGSRLKLSAIAYCTKHGLWESDPMEVTVED, encoded by the coding sequence ATGCCGAAAGTGAACCGTTATGTGGACATCGACACTGTCGAGCGCGAGGCAAAGAAAGACTACATCGACCGCCACTCCCCCTTCATTGAATGCGCGGGCGAAGCGAAGAAGGGCGACAAGTTCGCCGTCACCGTGTGTGTGGGCAAAGAGTACACCCACCCTGATGACACGGACCACTTCATCAAGAGTATTCAGCTTTACAATGGAGAGACCCTTCTCGGCGAGGCCGGATTCGTGTCCGGAACCCTCGGAGGCCAGGATCAGAAGGGTCAGGCGGAAGTTACCTTCAGGATTGTTCCTACCGGATCCAGGCTAAAGCTCAGCGCCATTGCCTACTGCACCAAGCACGGGCTCTGGGAAAGCGATCCCATGGAGGTCACGGTCGAAGATTAG
- a CDS encoding FlgD immunoglobulin-like domain containing protein — protein MNIAPILTLPVFSSPQPVEVPEPDRENFYCQPQSPIYNAVNASTGYNSEIADDLPDEFSGEFFNVVSVHVVEWNGSWHQPQGITLNFYYSECPPDLDPDISWDFDWDEIDPVQVYDSSEWNAYRVTAILPETLEIHPAMSMGAQVRNDWGQANPLCGIGLTNMSYIFGCSDSYWDAAAWGYYRWTPSSGITGVAYDFAYCLAYESMTGAVPLPGDFELQAFPNPMHGRSSLHFHLASSMSAKLSVYDLSGREVRRLVSGPQDGGPHQVDWDGCDENGQLMSAGLYLLRLEAGSESQNSKLLLIR, from the coding sequence ATGAATATTGCCCCGATCCTGACACTGCCGGTCTTCTCTTCCCCTCAACCGGTGGAGGTTCCCGAGCCCGATCGTGAGAACTTCTACTGCCAGCCGCAGAGCCCCATCTACAACGCAGTCAATGCTTCGACCGGTTACAACTCGGAAATCGCCGACGATCTGCCGGATGAATTCTCCGGCGAGTTCTTCAATGTTGTGAGCGTCCATGTCGTGGAATGGAATGGCTCCTGGCATCAACCTCAGGGCATCACGCTCAACTTCTACTACAGCGAGTGTCCCCCGGATCTTGACCCTGACATTAGCTGGGATTTCGACTGGGATGAAATCGATCCCGTGCAGGTCTATGACAGTTCCGAATGGAACGCCTACCGTGTAACCGCCATCTTGCCCGAAACCCTGGAAATCCATCCGGCCATGAGCATGGGTGCGCAGGTGAGAAACGACTGGGGGCAGGCCAACCCGCTCTGCGGAATCGGGCTTACGAACATGTCGTACATCTTCGGCTGTAGCGACTCCTACTGGGATGCAGCCGCCTGGGGTTACTATCGTTGGACTCCGAGTTCCGGAATTACGGGAGTCGCCTACGATTTTGCCTACTGCCTTGCCTATGAGTCGATGACCGGAGCAGTTCCTCTTCCGGGCGACTTTGAATTACAGGCATTTCCCAATCCCATGCATGGAAGAAGCTCCCTTCACTTTCACCTGGCCTCTTCCATGTCTGCAAAGCTGTCCGTCTACGACCTCTCAGGCCGTGAGGTCCGGAGGCTTGTGTCCGGGCCGCAGGATGGCGGTCCTCATCAGGTCGACTGGGACGGTTGCGATGAGAACGGTCAGCTCATGTCCGCGGGGCTGTACCTCTTGAGGCTGGAAGCGGGGAGTGAATCACAGAACAGCAAACTTCTCCTGATTCGGTGA
- a CDS encoding dUTPase — protein MKDLLSEIWEMQRDLNRYTLKQNEQGIDYDEIPKNRHLQNEWVQKYSLAMSQEISELVDSTNWKWWRTKVDLFDEQNLKVELVDILHFWVSACQVMGLSAEDVHRMYMQKNEVNRKRQDDGYLVKDESDNRGIG, from the coding sequence GTGAAGGACCTCCTTAGTGAAATCTGGGAAATGCAGCGGGACCTGAACCGCTACACCCTCAAGCAAAACGAACAGGGAATCGACTACGACGAGATCCCGAAGAACCGACACCTTCAGAACGAATGGGTGCAGAAGTACTCACTGGCCATGAGCCAGGAAATCTCCGAACTCGTCGACTCGACAAACTGGAAGTGGTGGCGAACGAAGGTCGATCTCTTCGATGAGCAGAACCTGAAGGTTGAACTTGTAGACATCCTTCATTTCTGGGTCAGTGCCTGCCAGGTCATGGGGCTATCTGCGGAAGATGTTCACCGAATGTACATGCAGAAGAACGAGGTCAACCGCAAGCGACAGGACGACGGTTACCTGGTCAAGGACGAGTCGGACAACCGGGGCATCGGCTGA
- a CDS encoding alpha/beta fold hydrolase, which produces MNHDSIDLAPHHLPFSHKTEHSVGILVSHGLTSTTSSMRPLAESFADAGFHVELPCLRGHGTQWQDLNRVTYQDWLEDMEVALAALQVRCEKVFVCGLSLGGALTLHLAHDHPEIAGVVLINHVAVFTNPKFWFVPLIHRMIPSTPAVGSDIKKPDTLEMAYPRTPSTAVNEMLKLMKVNRKRMPDTWQPTLIFKSLEDHVVPVKSAEWTMKHLGSKEKELVLLTNSYHVAPLDHDQKIIEERSLEFFRSRGE; this is translated from the coding sequence ATGAATCATGATTCGATAGATCTGGCTCCTCATCATCTGCCCTTTTCCCACAAGACGGAACACTCCGTGGGAATCCTCGTCAGTCATGGACTGACTTCCACCACTTCCAGCATGAGACCACTGGCCGAGAGCTTCGCCGATGCGGGCTTCCATGTCGAACTGCCCTGCCTCAGAGGTCATGGCACGCAGTGGCAGGATCTGAATCGAGTGACTTATCAGGACTGGCTGGAGGATATGGAAGTCGCCCTGGCCGCCTTGCAAGTTAGGTGCGAGAAGGTCTTTGTATGCGGACTGTCCCTCGGCGGCGCTCTCACCCTTCATCTGGCCCATGATCACCCGGAGATTGCCGGCGTGGTTCTGATCAATCATGTCGCGGTCTTTACGAATCCCAAGTTCTGGTTCGTTCCCCTGATTCACCGCATGATTCCCTCCACGCCCGCTGTGGGTTCGGACATCAAGAAACCGGACACGCTGGAAATGGCCTACCCCCGCACTCCATCTACTGCGGTGAACGAGATGCTGAAGCTGATGAAGGTGAACCGAAAACGAATGCCGGACACCTGGCAGCCCACACTGATCTTCAAGTCTCTGGAGGATCATGTGGTGCCCGTAAAGAGCGCCGAGTGGACCATGAAACACCTGGGTTCGAAGGAGAAGGAACTCGTTCTCCTGACGAACTCCTATCATGTAGCACCTCTGGACCATGACCAGAAGATCATTGAGGAAAGAAGTCTGGAGTTTTTCCGCAGCCGGGGGGAATGA
- a CDS encoding DUF1648 domain-containing protein: MNRARIPLFALALLVLAWIWQWKFHLPELPEQVATHFSFSGKADGWSSADSFRRVYFWLQAGITIPMLAFALLIPPLARSGKLELPKRESPEEEEADRDFLSSQLLWITTLTFALNLQIHQLILRCNLDGTYQLGPSSWIAMGLYLGCLGLLTRKIWQRSRPS, translated from the coding sequence ATGAACCGTGCGAGGATTCCCCTCTTTGCTCTGGCTCTTCTCGTTCTCGCCTGGATCTGGCAGTGGAAGTTCCACCTTCCCGAGCTTCCCGAGCAAGTGGCCACCCACTTTTCTTTTTCCGGCAAGGCCGATGGCTGGAGCAGTGCCGACAGCTTTCGACGCGTCTATTTCTGGCTTCAGGCGGGCATCACGATTCCCATGCTGGCTTTCGCGCTTCTCATTCCCCCTCTTGCTCGTTCCGGAAAACTCGAACTTCCGAAACGGGAAAGCCCCGAGGAAGAAGAGGCCGACCGCGATTTCCTCTCAAGCCAGTTGCTCTGGATCACCACCCTGACCTTTGCGCTGAATCTGCAGATTCATCAACTCATCCTGCGCTGCAATCTCGATGGGACTTATCAACTGGGTCCGTCTTCCTGGATTGCCATGGGTCTGTATCTGGGTTGTCTGGGACTTTTGACACGAAAGATCTGGCAGCGCTCCCGCCCCAGCTAG
- a CDS encoding DUF456 domain-containing protein, protein MWESILKVIGLVFLDIGMLAALFMIPLGLPGNFLLLGLAILAAWLGGFQSISILSLGIILLVVLLAEVAEAMLSSLMARKSGASWWGVAGAMAGGLAGAILGSMILPLFGTLVGAFLGSAVGATGLEAWKRGRADSEALRAGWGAFLGRVLSSVLKISVGMGIAVWVIYCTH, encoded by the coding sequence ATGTGGGAGAGTATTCTGAAAGTCATCGGCCTGGTGTTTCTCGACATCGGCATGCTGGCAGCCCTGTTCATGATTCCTCTTGGACTTCCCGGGAACTTCCTTCTTCTTGGACTCGCCATTCTTGCCGCCTGGCTTGGCGGCTTTCAGAGCATCAGTATTCTGTCTCTGGGAATCATCCTGCTGGTGGTGCTTCTTGCGGAAGTCGCCGAGGCAATGCTCTCCTCGCTGATGGCCCGGAAGTCCGGTGCCTCCTGGTGGGGCGTTGCCGGCGCGATGGCCGGTGGCCTGGCGGGTGCCATCCTGGGCTCCATGATTCTCCCGCTTTTCGGGACGCTTGTGGGCGCCTTTCTCGGTTCTGCTGTGGGTGCTACGGGTCTGGAGGCCTGGAAACGAGGCCGCGCCGACAGTGAAGCCCTGCGGGCAGGCTGGGGAGCCTTCCTGGGGAGAGTTCTGTCCTCAGTGCTGAAGATCTCGGTGGGGATGGGGATTGCTGTCTGGGTGATCTACTGCACCCACTAG